In a single window of the Pseudomonas oryzihabitans genome:
- the zwf gene encoding glucose-6-phosphate dehydrogenase produces MAGVRVLPCTLAIFGALGDLALRKLFPALYQLDREGLLHEDTRIMALARDQGDGVKQLEHIEERLRHYVPKADWDEAVWTRMRARLGYRAIDFRNREDYTGLAEDVGETAPLIAYFATPALVYSAICENLAAVGLCERTRVVMEKPIGYDLESSKVVNDAVARFFPEDRVYRIDHYLGKETVQNLIALRFANSLFETQWNQNYISHVEITVAEKVGIEGRWGYFDQAGQLRDMVQNHLLQLLCLTAMDPPADLSADSIRDEKVKVLKALEPITADQLASRVVLGQYTSGYSDGKPVPGYLEEPNSNTESRTETFVAIRADIRNWRWSGVPFYLRTGKRMPQKLSQIVIHFKEPPHYIFAPEQRSLISNRLIIRIQPDEGISLQVMSKDQGLRKGMQLRSGPLQLNFSETFKHLRTPDAYERLLLEVMQGNQSLFVRKDEIEAAWKWCDQLMDGWSKMGDSPKSYAAGSWGPLTSIALIARDGRSWYGDI; encoded by the coding sequence ATGGCTGGCGTCCGAGTTCTACCCTGTACCCTGGCAATCTTCGGCGCGTTGGGCGATCTGGCCCTACGCAAACTTTTCCCTGCCCTGTATCAGCTGGATCGTGAAGGTCTGCTGCACGAGGATACCCGCATCATGGCGCTGGCGCGTGACCAGGGCGATGGGGTCAAGCAGCTTGAGCACATCGAGGAGCGTCTACGCCACTATGTGCCCAAAGCCGATTGGGACGAAGCGGTATGGACCCGGATGCGCGCTCGCCTGGGCTATCGCGCCATCGATTTCCGCAATCGCGAAGACTATACGGGACTGGCCGAGGATGTGGGCGAGACCGCCCCGCTGATCGCCTATTTTGCCACTCCGGCATTGGTCTACAGTGCCATCTGCGAGAACCTTGCCGCCGTTGGTCTGTGCGAGCGTACCCGGGTGGTGATGGAAAAGCCCATCGGCTACGACCTGGAATCCTCCAAGGTGGTCAACGATGCCGTGGCACGTTTCTTCCCTGAAGACCGCGTCTATCGCATCGACCACTACCTGGGCAAGGAAACCGTCCAGAACCTCATCGCCCTGCGTTTCGCCAACAGCCTGTTCGAGACCCAGTGGAACCAGAACTACATCTCCCACGTGGAAATCACCGTGGCCGAGAAGGTCGGTATCGAAGGCCGCTGGGGCTATTTCGACCAGGCCGGTCAGTTGCGCGACATGGTGCAGAACCACCTGCTGCAGCTGCTCTGCCTGACCGCCATGGATCCGCCGGCGGATCTTTCGGCCGATAGCATCCGCGACGAGAAGGTCAAGGTGCTCAAGGCACTGGAGCCCATCACCGCCGATCAGCTGGCCAGCCGCGTGGTCCTGGGGCAGTACACCTCGGGCTACAGCGATGGCAAGCCGGTACCGGGCTACCTGGAAGAGCCCAACTCCAATACCGAAAGCCGCACCGAGACCTTTGTCGCCATCCGCGCGGATATCCGCAACTGGCGCTGGTCCGGTGTGCCTTTCTATCTGCGCACCGGCAAGCGCATGCCGCAGAAGCTGTCGCAGATCGTCATCCACTTCAAGGAACCACCACACTACATCTTCGCGCCGGAGCAACGCAGCCTGATCAGCAACCGCCTGATCATCCGCATCCAGCCGGATGAGGGCATCTCGCTGCAGGTGATGAGCAAGGACCAGGGCCTGCGCAAGGGCATGCAACTGCGCAGTGGTCCGCTGCAACTCAACTTCTCCGAGACCTTCAAGCACCTGCGCACGCCGGATGCCTATGAGCGGCTACTGCTGGAAGTCATGCAGGGCAACCAGTCGCTGTTCGTTCGCAAGGACGAAATCGAAGCGGCCTGGAAATGGTGCGATCAGCTGATGGACGGCTGGTCGAAGATGGGCGATTCGCCCAAGTCCTATGCCGCCGGCAGCTGGGGTCCGCTGACCTCTATCGCATTGATCGCACGAGACGGGAGATCCTGGTATGGCGACATCTGA
- a CDS encoding MurR/RpiR family transcriptional regulator yields the protein MDRASTLLQTIQTRIGELNRAERKVAEVILQNPRQATRYTIAALAQAAQVSEPTVNRFCRSLGVSGYPEMKIQLAQSIASGAVYVSQAVAANDGPEAYAEKIFSSTIASLDSARQRLDAGVVDRAVDLLIQARQIHFFGLGASAPVALDAQHKFFRFNMAVSAHSDVLMQRMLASIAQTGELFVIISYTGRTRELVDVAKLARDNGASVLGLTASNTPLAKVCTLSLDIPLPEDTDIYMPMTSRIIQLTVLDILATGVTLKRGVDFQPHLRKVKESLVATRYPSEPDQG from the coding sequence ATGGATCGTGCCAGCACCCTGCTGCAAACCATCCAGACCCGTATCGGCGAACTCAATCGCGCGGAGCGCAAGGTCGCCGAGGTCATCCTGCAGAATCCCCGGCAGGCCACGCGTTACACCATCGCGGCCCTGGCCCAGGCGGCGCAGGTCAGCGAACCCACGGTCAATCGTTTCTGCCGCTCCCTGGGCGTGAGCGGCTATCCCGAAATGAAGATCCAGCTGGCGCAGAGCATCGCCAGTGGTGCGGTCTACGTCAGTCAGGCGGTGGCCGCCAACGACGGTCCCGAGGCCTATGCGGAAAAGATCTTCAGCAGCACCATCGCCTCGCTGGACAGTGCCCGCCAGCGCCTGGACGCCGGGGTAGTGGATCGCGCGGTCGACCTGTTGATCCAGGCTCGGCAGATCCACTTCTTCGGCCTGGGCGCCTCGGCGCCGGTGGCCCTGGATGCCCAGCACAAGTTCTTTCGCTTCAACATGGCGGTCTCGGCGCATTCGGACGTGCTAATGCAACGGATGCTGGCCTCCATCGCCCAGACCGGCGAGCTGTTCGTGATCATTTCCTATACCGGACGCACCCGTGAGCTGGTGGACGTAGCCAAGCTGGCGCGGGATAACGGCGCCTCGGTGCTCGGCCTCACCGCCAGCAATACCCCGCTGGCCAAGGTCTGTACCCTCAGCCTGGACATCCCGCTGCCGGAAGACACCGACATCTACATGCCCATGACCTCGCGGATCATCCAGCTCACCGTGCTAGACATCCTGGCGACCGGGGTGACGCTCAAGCGTGGCGTGGATTTCCAGCCGCACCTGCGCAAGGTCAAGGAAAGCCTGGTCGCGACCCGCTATCCCTCGGAGCCGGACCAGGGCTGA
- a CDS encoding AI-2E family transporter: MKSARLENKTFLILLVVVSLAFVWILTPFLGAVFWGAILAILFAPLQRWFVSRFNNRRNLGALCTLFVILLIVILPVVFIAISLVQEGSLLYQQISSGQLNFGQYYQQVWGALPDSVRGVLQRFGAGDLDGIRQKLSTGAMQGSQWVATQAFSFGQGTFQFLIGFGVMLYLLFFLLRDGSQLVAMIRKAIPLSDMHKRSLMAKFTAVVRATVKGNIIVAAVQGALGGFILGVLGVQGAVLWGTLMAFLSLLPAVGSALIWVPVAIYFLATGSVLKGVILIVFAVVVIGLVDNILRPILVGKDTKMPDYVVLISTIGGMSLFGLNGFVIGPLIAALFMSTWDLFSHRDDI, translated from the coding sequence ATGAAAAGTGCTCGGCTGGAAAACAAGACGTTCCTGATCCTGCTGGTGGTGGTCTCGCTGGCCTTCGTCTGGATCCTCACCCCCTTCCTGGGCGCGGTGTTCTGGGGTGCCATCCTCGCCATCCTGTTCGCCCCCCTGCAGCGCTGGTTCGTCAGCCGCTTCAACAACAGACGTAACCTCGGCGCCCTCTGCACCCTGTTCGTGATCCTGCTCATCGTCATCCTGCCGGTGGTGTTCATCGCCATTTCCCTGGTGCAGGAAGGCTCCTTGCTCTACCAACAGATCAGTAGCGGTCAACTCAATTTCGGCCAGTACTACCAGCAGGTCTGGGGTGCGCTACCGGACTCGGTCCGTGGCGTCCTGCAGCGCTTTGGCGCTGGTGACCTGGATGGCATCCGCCAGAAGCTGTCCACCGGCGCCATGCAGGGCAGTCAATGGGTCGCTACCCAGGCGTTCAGCTTTGGCCAGGGCACCTTCCAGTTCCTCATCGGCTTCGGCGTGATGCTCTATCTGCTGTTCTTCCTGCTGCGCGACGGTTCGCAGCTGGTGGCGATGATTCGCAAGGCCATACCGCTCAGCGACATGCACAAGCGCAGCCTGATGGCCAAGTTCACCGCCGTGGTGCGCGCCACGGTCAAGGGCAACATCATCGTCGCTGCAGTGCAGGGCGCTCTGGGTGGCTTCATTCTCGGTGTGCTGGGGGTCCAGGGCGCCGTGCTCTGGGGTACCCTGATGGCCTTCCTGTCGCTGTTGCCCGCGGTCGGCTCGGCGCTGATCTGGGTACCGGTGGCGATCTACTTCCTGGCGACCGGTTCGGTGCTCAAGGGAGTGATCCTGATCGTCTTCGCGGTGGTGGTGATCGGCCTGGTGGACAACATCTTGCGCCCTATCCTGGTGGGCAAGGACACCAAGATGCCCGACTACGTGGTGCTGATCTCCACCATCGGCGGCATGTCGCTGTTCGGTCTCAACGGCTTCGTCATCGGCCCGCTGATCGCGGCGCTGTTCATGTCGACCTGGGACCTGTTCAGCCACCGCGATGACATCTGA
- a CDS encoding methyl-accepting chemotaxis protein codes for MSLKLKVTLLAVLPVCLFTLVLGGLSYWVLHEQALKDVTDARERLMAQSRSALQNTVETAMTVVKPLYDKAAEGDAEARKEAIRLLSSISYGKDGYIFGYDSNVVRLFKGNDPAGIGKSFKDNRDPAGVYLNQELVRAGKDGSHFSRYSSSLPGNKDMLVPKLAYTDYLPKWDLVIGSAVNLDGVDAEVAAVADQVAERTRAQLWLILGVAGVLLMVIGIVAHVFAARTLRPLAQIRENLDDIAAGEGDLTRRLPVNGRDEIGELAASFNRFVDRIQGTITQVVDITQQFTGLLGDVARQAQHTDRDMQRQRSETDQVATAINQMSAAAQEVASSALKASEATRQTEEQGRLARETVATSVTRIHELVEEVRQSSVSLDGLKQDVGAIVGVLDVIRAIAEQTNLLALNAAIEAARAGEAGRGFAVVADEVRALASRTQQSTQEIQGMIDRLQQATGRAVGAMERSGGMGEATTAQAEQAGTALAAISELIATINAMNIQIAGAAEEQTAVAEEINRSVHTIANAVDSMAQGAQQGAQSTAGMVGLGERLNGLVRQFRV; via the coding sequence GTGAGCCTCAAACTGAAAGTTACCCTGTTGGCCGTGCTACCCGTCTGCCTGTTTACCCTTGTACTGGGTGGCCTGTCCTACTGGGTATTGCATGAGCAGGCACTCAAGGATGTCACCGACGCCCGCGAGCGGCTGATGGCCCAGAGTCGTAGTGCGTTGCAGAACACCGTCGAGACGGCCATGACCGTGGTCAAGCCGTTGTACGACAAGGCCGCGGAAGGTGATGCCGAGGCGCGCAAGGAGGCCATCCGCCTGTTGTCGTCGATCAGCTATGGCAAGGACGGCTATATCTTCGGCTACGACTCCAACGTCGTCCGGCTGTTCAAGGGCAATGACCCGGCCGGCATCGGCAAGAGCTTCAAGGACAACCGCGATCCTGCGGGCGTCTACCTCAACCAGGAGTTGGTGCGTGCCGGCAAGGACGGCTCTCACTTCAGCCGCTACAGCTCCTCGCTGCCGGGCAACAAGGACATGCTGGTCCCCAAGCTCGCCTACACCGATTACCTGCCCAAGTGGGACCTGGTGATAGGGTCGGCGGTAAACCTGGACGGTGTGGACGCCGAGGTCGCGGCGGTAGCCGATCAGGTCGCCGAGCGCACCCGTGCCCAGCTCTGGCTGATCCTTGGCGTGGCGGGCGTGCTGCTGATGGTGATCGGTATCGTGGCGCACGTCTTCGCGGCGCGGACCCTGAGGCCCCTGGCGCAGATCCGCGAGAATCTCGACGACATCGCCGCCGGAGAGGGCGATCTCACTCGTCGGCTGCCCGTCAACGGTCGCGACGAGATCGGTGAGCTCGCTGCCTCCTTCAACCGTTTCGTCGATCGGATCCAGGGCACCATCACCCAGGTCGTCGACATCACCCAGCAATTCACCGGTCTGCTCGGAGATGTCGCTCGGCAGGCCCAGCACACCGATCGCGACATGCAGCGTCAGCGCAGCGAAACCGATCAGGTGGCCACCGCCATCAATCAGATGTCCGCTGCAGCCCAGGAAGTGGCAAGTAGCGCGCTGAAGGCCTCGGAGGCGACCCGGCAGACCGAGGAGCAGGGGCGTCTGGCTCGGGAAACGGTTGCCACCAGCGTGACGCGCATCCATGAGCTGGTCGAAGAGGTCCGCCAGAGCAGCGTCTCCCTCGACGGCCTCAAGCAGGATGTGGGGGCCATCGTTGGCGTTCTGGATGTGATCCGCGCCATCGCCGAACAGACCAACCTTCTGGCCCTCAACGCCGCCATCGAGGCAGCCCGGGCCGGTGAAGCCGGTCGCGGCTTCGCCGTCGTGGCCGACGAGGTGCGGGCGCTGGCCAGTCGCACCCAGCAGAGCACCCAGGAGATCCAGGGCATGATCGATCGCCTGCAGCAGGCGACGGGGCGTGCGGTAGGTGCCATGGAGCGCTCGGGTGGCATGGGTGAGGCGACCACCGCCCAGGCCGAGCAGGCTGGCACCGCGCTGGCCGCCATCAGCGAGCTGATCGCCACCATCAACGCCATGAACATCCAGATCGCTGGCGCCGCCGAGGAGCAGACCGCGGTGGCCGAGGAGATCAATCGCAGCGTCCATACCATCGCCAATGCCGTCGACAGCATGGCTCAGGGTGCTCAGCAGGGGGCCCAGAGTACCGCTGGAATGGTCGGCCTGGGCGAACGCCTGAACGGGTTGGTCCGCCAGTTCCGTGTATGA
- a CDS encoding sensor histidine kinase translates to MRSIQARLRIGLVAILLVAGLLLVLSGAWLVDHALRRYLETGLRGETENLLAALVRGPHGLQLDEGRLGSLYTRPLSGRYFLIEIPALDIRWRSRSLWDAQLETPSAEGLTESLADGPSGQQLLTYRADYQRYGQRVRVTVADDYNPLLASLTRILGLGALLGLATLLLVLLLQRLIVRRALRPLDQVREQIAQLHQGRRTALDATVPAELAPLVAEMNGLLRHTDEGLKRARHGIGNLGHALKTPLAVLTSLAERPELQALPDQRGVLREQLARIRERLERELRRARLAGEALPGAHLDVAELQELCALLRRVHGEHLTFDCRLPEGLRLPWDREDLLELFGNLLDNAGKWAAQRVRLEVARQEEGYLILIEDDGPGVPEDERQAILSRGTRLDEGVEGHGLGLGIARDIVESCGGALTLEPSSLGGLTVVIRLPFPRTSTKHPY, encoded by the coding sequence TTGAGGTCCATCCAGGCCCGGCTCAGGATCGGGCTGGTTGCCATTCTGCTGGTGGCGGGGCTGCTGCTGGTGCTGAGCGGTGCCTGGCTGGTGGACCACGCACTGCGGCGCTATCTGGAAACCGGGTTGCGCGGTGAGACGGAAAACCTGCTGGCTGCTCTGGTGCGCGGCCCTCATGGCCTGCAGTTGGACGAAGGCCGCCTGGGCAGTCTGTACACCCGGCCCCTGTCTGGCCGCTATTTCCTCATCGAGATTCCGGCGCTGGATATCCGCTGGCGCTCGCGCTCGCTCTGGGATGCCCAGCTCGAGACACCGTCCGCCGAAGGCCTGACCGAGTCGCTAGCCGACGGACCTAGTGGCCAGCAGCTGCTCACCTATCGTGCCGACTATCAGCGCTATGGCCAGCGCGTGAGGGTGACCGTCGCCGATGACTACAATCCGCTGTTGGCGAGCCTGACCCGTATCCTTGGCCTCGGTGCCCTGTTAGGGCTGGCGACGCTGCTGCTGGTGTTGCTCCTGCAGCGGCTCATCGTCCGCCGCGCGTTGCGACCGCTGGACCAGGTGCGCGAGCAGATCGCCCAGCTGCATCAGGGGCGGCGCACGGCACTGGACGCCACGGTACCTGCCGAGCTGGCACCGCTGGTAGCCGAGATGAATGGGTTGCTGCGGCACACGGATGAGGGCCTCAAGCGCGCGCGCCATGGCATCGGCAACCTGGGGCATGCGCTCAAGACGCCCCTGGCGGTACTCACCAGCCTGGCCGAGCGACCCGAGCTGCAGGCGCTGCCTGATCAGCGCGGCGTGCTGCGCGAGCAGCTGGCACGCATCCGTGAACGGCTGGAGCGGGAGCTGCGGCGTGCCCGGCTCGCCGGCGAGGCCCTGCCCGGGGCGCACCTGGATGTCGCCGAGCTACAGGAGCTCTGTGCGTTGCTCAGGCGCGTGCATGGCGAGCACCTGACCTTCGACTGCCGGCTGCCGGAGGGGCTGCGTCTGCCCTGGGATCGGGAGGATCTGCTGGAGTTGTTTGGCAACCTTCTGGACAACGCGGGCAAATGGGCCGCGCAGCGGGTACGTCTGGAAGTCGCTCGGCAGGAAGAGGGATACCTGATCCTGATCGAGGACGATGGCCCGGGGGTGCCGGAAGACGAGCGTCAGGCCATCCTGAGCCGCGGCACGCGCCTGGATGAGGGTGTCGAGGGACACGGCCTGGGCCTGGGGATCGCTCGGGATATCGTCGAGAGCTGTGGTGGAGCCCTGACGCTAGAGCCCTCCAGTTTGGGCGGGCTCACCGTGGTCATCCGGCTGCCGTTCCCAAGGACGAGCACGAAACACCCGTACTAG
- a CDS encoding response regulator transcription factor encodes MRLLLVEDDVALADEIAAFLARQGYAVDWLADGRDAAWQGAQEPYDLIVLDLGLPGRPGLEVLGEWRAAALATPVLILTARDSWAERIEGLKAGADDYLTKPFHPEELGLRIAALLRRVRGVTNQPLLQAAGLALDEARQCVVRGSETIPLSAAEFRLLRCFLLHPGQILSKTRLNDHLYDGESERDSNVIEVHVNHLRRKLGRDVIETRRGQGYRLGGVD; translated from the coding sequence ATGCGCTTGCTGCTGGTGGAGGACGACGTAGCCCTGGCCGACGAGATCGCCGCATTCCTTGCCCGCCAGGGTTATGCCGTCGACTGGCTGGCGGATGGTCGGGACGCGGCCTGGCAGGGCGCCCAGGAGCCCTATGATCTCATCGTGCTCGACCTCGGCCTGCCGGGGCGACCAGGCCTGGAGGTGCTCGGCGAGTGGCGCGCCGCCGCCCTGGCAACCCCGGTATTGATCCTGACCGCCCGTGATAGCTGGGCGGAGCGTATCGAGGGTCTCAAGGCTGGTGCCGATGACTACCTGACCAAGCCTTTCCATCCCGAGGAACTGGGCCTGCGCATCGCCGCGCTGCTGCGGCGGGTGCGGGGCGTGACCAATCAGCCGTTGCTGCAGGCCGCGGGGCTGGCGCTGGACGAGGCGCGCCAATGCGTGGTTCGCGGTAGCGAGACCATCCCCCTGAGCGCCGCGGAGTTTCGCCTGCTGCGCTGCTTCCTGCTGCATCCCGGACAGATCCTGTCCAAGACGCGCCTGAACGATCATCTTTACGATGGTGAGAGCGAGCGTGATTCCAACGTCATCGAGGTGCACGTCAACCATCTGCGGCGCAAGCTGGGGCGAGACGTCATCGAAACACGCCGCGGTCAGGGCTATCGCCTGGGCGGTGTGGATTGA
- a CDS encoding PepSY domain-containing protein: MLLGSLPPLIQARDLDQDEALRLRKEGVIRPLESLLQQVNARYPQARLLEAELEEEDGQYRYEIEILVDDVVRELEIGAMDGAIMKDEVDD; the protein is encoded by the coding sequence CTGTTGCTCGGCAGCCTGCCACCCCTGATCCAGGCTCGCGATCTGGATCAGGACGAGGCCTTGAGGCTTCGCAAGGAAGGGGTGATCCGCCCGTTGGAATCCCTGTTGCAACAGGTCAATGCTCGTTATCCCCAGGCACGGCTGCTGGAGGCCGAGCTGGAGGAGGAGGACGGCCAGTATCGCTACGAGATCGAGATTCTCGTCGATGATGTGGTCCGCGAGCTGGAAATCGGCGCGATGGACGGCGCCATCATGAAAGACGAGGTGGACGATTAG
- a CDS encoding PepSY domain-containing protein, translating to MKKLTTIAAAAFLLAGVGVAQARDLGPDEALKLRDSGKIKSFEVLNQAAIAKHPGSTTHETELEEEYGRYVYQLELRDPKGVKWDLELDATTGEVLKDQRDD from the coding sequence ATGAAAAAGCTGACCACCATCGCTGCTGCCGCCTTCCTGCTCGCCGGCGTGGGCGTAGCCCAGGCCCGCGACCTCGGCCCCGACGAAGCCCTCAAGCTGCGTGACAGTGGCAAGATCAAGAGCTTCGAGGTGCTCAACCAGGCCGCCATTGCCAAGCACCCGGGTTCGACGACCCACGAAACCGAGCTGGAAGAAGAATACGGCCGCTATGTCTACCAATTGGAACTGCGTGACCCCAAAGGTGTGAAATGGGATCTGGAACTCGACGCCACCACCGGCGAAGTCCTGAAAGACCAGCGCGACGACTAG
- a CDS encoding DUF3253 domain-containing protein, whose amino-acid sequence MTALKPTDAQLRDALLAKAAARRPGTTFCPSEVARDLAADWRPLMEPLRHAARELARDGRLRVTQKGGPLDAEVPWQGPIRLSLA is encoded by the coding sequence ATGACCGCACTCAAGCCGACCGACGCACAGTTGCGTGACGCCTTGCTGGCCAAGGCGGCGGCACGGCGCCCAGGCACGACCTTCTGCCCTTCGGAAGTGGCTCGCGACCTGGCCGCGGACTGGCGGCCGCTGATGGAGCCGCTGCGCCATGCGGCTCGCGAGCTGGCCCGCGACGGTCGGCTGCGGGTGACGCAGAAGGGCGGACCCCTGGATGCCGAAGTGCCCTGGCAGGGCCCGATCCGATTAAGCTTGGCTTAA
- a CDS encoding DNA topoisomerase IB, with protein MQRLAQTDLPVPDDERDDTGTALCTPLPPDLSYVDDSQSGLSRRKLRGKWAYFTPDGERIRDQAVVERINKLAIPPAYTEVWICPDANGHLQATGRDARGRKQYRYHPRWREIRDTDKYERMLAFGQALPKLRQRVEEDLARRGLCREKVMATVISLLDATLIRVGNAQYAKSNKSYGLTTLRNRHAEVHGNTIAFHFRGKSGVEHNIKVSDPRLARTVKKCRELPGQHLFQYVDADGERHTVTSSDVNAYLHELTGADFTAKDYRTWAGSALALEALRELRCETQTDAKKELVDMVKAVSRTLGNTPAVCRKCYIHPGVLDAFLAGDLCTLPKPRKRKGLKEEEVLLLNFLQRLEQRMAETQAA; from the coding sequence ATGCAACGTCTCGCCCAGACCGACCTGCCCGTCCCCGATGACGAGCGTGATGACACCGGTACCGCTCTCTGCACCCCCTTGCCGCCCGACCTCAGCTACGTCGACGACAGTCAGTCGGGCCTGAGTCGGCGCAAGCTGCGCGGCAAATGGGCCTATTTCACCCCGGACGGCGAGCGCATCCGCGACCAGGCCGTGGTCGAGCGCATCAACAAGCTGGCCATTCCACCGGCCTATACCGAGGTATGGATCTGTCCGGATGCCAACGGCCACCTGCAGGCCACCGGTCGCGATGCTCGCGGCCGCAAGCAGTATCGCTATCACCCCCGCTGGCGCGAGATCCGCGATACCGACAAGTACGAGCGGATGCTGGCCTTCGGTCAGGCCCTGCCCAAGCTGCGCCAGCGCGTGGAAGAGGATCTCGCCCGGCGAGGCCTGTGCCGGGAAAAGGTCATGGCTACGGTCATCAGCCTGCTGGATGCCACCCTCATCCGCGTTGGCAATGCCCAGTACGCCAAGAGCAACAAGTCCTACGGCCTTACCACCCTGCGCAACCGGCACGCCGAAGTCCATGGCAACACCATCGCCTTCCACTTCCGTGGCAAGAGCGGCGTGGAGCACAACATCAAGGTCAGCGATCCGCGCCTGGCACGTACCGTGAAGAAATGCCGGGAGTTGCCCGGCCAGCACCTGTTCCAGTACGTGGATGCCGATGGCGAGCGTCACACCGTGACCTCTTCCGACGTCAACGCCTACCTGCACGAGTTGACCGGCGCCGACTTCACAGCCAAGGACTATCGCACCTGGGCCGGCAGCGCCCTGGCGCTAGAAGCCCTGCGTGAACTGCGCTGCGAGACCCAGACCGACGCCAAGAAGGAGCTGGTGGACATGGTCAAAGCGGTGTCCCGCACCCTGGGCAATACCCCAGCGGTGTGCCGCAAGTGCTATATCCATCCGGGTGTGCTGGATGCCTTTCTCGCCGGCGACCTCTGCACCCTGCCCAAACCGCGCAAGCGCAAGGGCCTCAAGGAGGAAGAGGTGCTGCTGCTCAACTTCCTGCAACGCCTGGAACAGCGGATGGCGGAAACCCAGGCCGCCTGA
- the aztA gene encoding zinc ABC transporter ATP-binding protein AztA produces the protein MSAAIELQDLTLAYQRHPAIHHLSGRFRTGSLTAIVGPNGAGKSTLLKAIAGTLRPVSGRVNRAVSQRRLGYLPQAAEIDRSFPLSVLETVVLGAWRGLGIWRGVTAAHRQEACQALRAVGLEGLEDRLVGALSSGQFQRVLFARLLLQDAPVLLLDEPFTAIDARTTADLLTIVRRWHGQGRTVIAVLHDLEQVRQHFPETLLLAREAIAWGSTEQVLVADNLARARNLAERWDANAAVCERA, from the coding sequence ATGAGCGCCGCCATCGAATTGCAGGACCTGACCCTGGCCTATCAGCGTCACCCAGCCATCCACCACCTCAGTGGCCGTTTTCGGACCGGGAGTCTCACCGCCATCGTCGGCCCTAACGGGGCGGGCAAGTCGACCCTGCTCAAAGCCATCGCCGGCACCTTGCGTCCCGTCAGCGGGCGGGTCAACCGGGCCGTATCCCAAAGACGCCTGGGCTATCTGCCGCAAGCCGCGGAGATCGACCGCAGCTTTCCCCTCAGCGTGCTCGAAACCGTGGTGTTAGGCGCCTGGCGCGGACTGGGCATCTGGCGTGGCGTTACCGCCGCCCACCGGCAGGAGGCGTGCCAGGCACTGCGGGCGGTAGGTCTCGAAGGCCTTGAAGATCGTCTGGTAGGCGCCCTGTCCTCCGGGCAATTCCAGCGGGTGCTGTTCGCCCGCCTGCTGCTGCAGGACGCACCCGTCTTGCTGCTCGACGAGCCCTTCACCGCCATCGATGCCCGAACCACTGCGGATCTGCTGACCATAGTCCGCCGCTGGCATGGTCAGGGCCGCACGGTGATCGCCGTGCTGCACGACCTTGAGCAGGTCCGCCAGCATTTCCCCGAAACCCTGCTGTTGGCCCGGGAAGCCATCGCCTGGGGCAGCACCGAGCAGGTGCTGGTAGCCGACAACCTGGCTCGGGCGCGCAATCTCGCCGAGCGCTGGGACGCCAACGCGGCGGTCTGTGAGCGCGCATGA
- a CDS encoding metal ABC transporter permease — MTLYQLLFEPFVEFGFMRRALVACLALALGAGPVGVLLMLRRMSLVGDAMSHAVLPGAALGFMVAGLSLPAMGIGGMLAGLLVAGLAGLVSRFTNQREDASFASFYLISLAAGVLIVSLHGSSVDLLHVLFGTILAIDSTALYLVASIATLSLLVLAVIYRPLALECFDPGFLRAVGGRGSLYHLLFLLLVVLNLVAGFQALGTLMAVGLMMLPATAARFWATSLPGLMAVASLIASLSGLVGLVLSYHLGYASGPAIVLTAGGCYLFSLLFGRLGLYRRLRPRPHLTH; from the coding sequence ATGACCCTCTATCAGCTGCTTTTCGAACCCTTCGTCGAGTTCGGCTTTATGCGCCGTGCCCTGGTTGCCTGCCTGGCCCTGGCGCTGGGCGCCGGTCCGGTCGGCGTCCTGCTGATGCTCAGGCGCATGAGCCTGGTGGGCGATGCCATGAGCCATGCCGTGCTACCCGGCGCAGCCCTGGGCTTCATGGTCGCGGGTCTGTCACTACCGGCCATGGGTATCGGCGGCATGCTCGCCGGGCTCCTGGTGGCCGGACTCGCCGGGCTGGTCAGCCGCTTTACCAATCAGCGCGAAGACGCCAGCTTCGCCAGTTTCTACCTGATCTCTCTGGCCGCCGGAGTGCTGATCGTGTCGCTGCATGGTTCCAGTGTGGATCTGCTGCATGTGCTGTTCGGCACCATCCTGGCCATCGACTCCACTGCGCTCTACCTGGTCGCCAGCATCGCCACCCTGTCGCTGTTGGTCCTGGCCGTGATCTATCGACCGCTGGCCCTGGAATGCTTCGATCCGGGCTTTTTGCGCGCCGTTGGCGGTCGTGGCTCCCTCTATCACCTGCTGTTCCTGTTGCTGGTGGTGCTCAACCTGGTGGCCGGCTTTCAGGCCCTGGGCACCCTGATGGCGGTGGGCCTGATGATGCTTCCGGCCACGGCTGCGCGCTTCTGGGCCACCAGCCTGCCCGGCCTGATGGCGGTGGCCAGCCTCATCGCCAGTCTCAGCGGCCTGGTCGGCCTGGTGCTGTCGTACCACCTTGGCTATGCGTCGGGGCCCGCCATCGTGCTTACCGCTGGCGGCTGCTACCTCTTTTCCCTGCTGTTCGGCCGTCTGGGCCTGTACCGGCGGCTACGTCCTCGCCCTCATCTCACCCACTGA